One Fusarium poae strain DAOMC 252244 chromosome 4, whole genome shotgun sequence DNA window includes the following coding sequences:
- a CDS encoding hypothetical protein (SECRETED:SignalP(1-16)): protein MHINLLIALFASMASAQQVKFTLYEHSNFGGASHSETKNLGSDCWNLNGKGDTASSVRNLGTCTTFFRERDCRGSNWQQVGNAATVPDFLNDHIWSFRNQCCDSDRRARCNLACGTSCVAAGPQGIEACLEGCTGGCTRAYDCV, encoded by the exons TTTGCCTCCATGGCCTCGGCTCAACAAGTGAAATTCACTTTGTATGAGCACTCCAACTTTGGTGGAGCGTCTCATTCTGAGACCAAAAATCTCGGCAGCGATTGCT GGAACCTCAATGGCAAAGGAGACACAGCAAGCTCTGTAAGGAACTTAGGAACGTGCACTACGTTCTTCCG GGAACGAGACTGCCGGGGTTCAAACTGGCAGCAGGTTGGTAATGCAGCCACTGTTCCGGACTTCCTCAATGATCACATCTGGTCATTCCGCAACCAGTGCTGTGATAGCGACCGAAGGGCCAGATGCAACCTGGCCTGTGGAACTTCTTGCGTCGCTGCAGGACCACAAGGTATTGAAGCTTGTCTCGAAGGTTGTA CTGGTGGATGTACTCGCGCCTATGACTGTGTTTAA